The Triticum aestivum cultivar Chinese Spring chromosome 3A, IWGSC CS RefSeq v2.1, whole genome shotgun sequence genome includes a region encoding these proteins:
- the LOC123062346 gene encoding rhomboid-like protein 20, producing the protein MSGGLPGFHNAPVSRAVVVAAALFSVPFGLRSRFLDLGLSHQNLYKNLRIWRVIASLFAFSSSPELIFGVALLYYFRVFERQIGSNKYAVFIVFSMTVSVLLQILALGYLKDPSFNPLTSGPYGLIFASYVPFFFDIPISTKFRIFGLQLCDKSFVYLAGLQLLFSSGRRSVIPGLSGILAGLLYRLNIFGIRRLKVPEYVTSLFSRLSWPFSNNSYQRLPIATTDENIPHRQTHQMQGTHTTTPDPTESSIVTLVSMGFDPASAIQALALTNNDVNLASNILLEAQST; encoded by the exons ATGAGCGGCGGACTTCCGGGTTTCC ACAATGCGCCGGTGTCGAGggccgtggtcgtcgccgccgcgctcttctCCGTCCCGTTCGGCCTCCGCTCCCGCTTCCTCGACCTAGGCCTGTCCCACCAG AATCTTTACAAAAATCTGCGGATATGGAGGGTGATTGCCTCGTTGTTTGCCTTCTCGTCATCGCCTGAGCTCATCTTTGGGGTGGCCTTGCTCTACTACTTCAGGGTGTTCGAGCGTCAGATAGGTTCAAACAAGTATGCT GTGTTCATAGTCTTCTCCATGACGGTGTCTGTACTGCTTCAGATCCTAGCTTTAGGTTATCTGAAAG ATCCATCTTTCAATCCATTAACATCTGGACCATATGGCCTCATATTTGCATCTTATGTACCCTTCTTCTTTGACATTCCCATCTCAACAAAGTTTCGCATATTTGGACTGCAATTATGTGACAAGTCATTCGTATATTTGGCAGGGCTCCAG CTTCTTTTCTCATCTGGAAGACGTTCTGTTATACCTGGACTGTCTGGTATATTGGCTGGGCTTTTGTACCGTCTGAATATATTTGGTATCCGCAGGCTAAAG GTCCCAGAGTATGTAACTTCATTGTTTTCACGGTTATCATGGCCCTTCTCTAACAACTCTTATCAAAGATTGCCAATTGCAACAACTGATGAGAACATTCCTCATCGCCAGACTCATCAAATGCAG GGCACGCACACAACTACCCCAGATCCAACGGAGTCGTCAATTGTCACGCttgtttccatgggttttgaccctgcttCTGCAATTCAGGCTCTTGCACTGACAAATAATGACGTAAATTTAGCCTCGAACATCCTGCTTGAAGCACAATCGACATAG